The genomic window GTAGTGGCCCTGGCCCACGCCGTGGGTTCGACCAGCGCCATCCTCAAGGCCGCGCAGACGCTGGACGCCGATACCTTCATCGTGGCCACTGACAACGGCATGCTGCACAAGCTGCGCACGCTCAACCCGACCAAAACCTTCATTGAGGCCCCTACCGCTGGCAACAGCGCTACCTGCAAAAGCTGCGCGCATTGCCCCTGGATGGCCATGAATGGCTTGGCCGGCGTCGCGCGCGTGTTGGAGCATGGCCTGAATGAAGTCCATGTGGATCACCAACTGATTGACCGCGCCCGTTTGCCGATTGACCGCATGCTGGCGTTCACCGCGGCGCTGAAGAACGGTCAGCCTGTGGGTGGCTTGATTCCGAATATCGGTGCGGCCTGAGGTCGGGCCTGTAGTGCGCTAAAAAGTCACGCCCGACACCAGCACCATGTTGGCGTAGGGCGTGCATTCCCCGGTGCGAATGACCGCACGTGCACGTTGGCAGAGCGATTTCAGTTCGGCATGGCTGATGGTTTGGATATCAAATCCGGTACGGTTTGCACACCAGACAGGCAGCGCTTTGTCGTCACCCTGCAAGGCTTCGTGGGCGATGTAGGCGTGCTCCACCTGCAGCTCCGACAAGACCGCGGTCAGCGTTTGGTCCAGTGAGGGGACGCCGGGGCACAAGGCCAAGTCAATCCGCTGTGGCGCGCCTGGGCCTGTCGGAATCGGCAAGCCCGCATCGCCCACGACCACCATGTCACCGTGTCCCATGCTGGCCACCAGCATCGAGATCTCTGCATTCAACAACACACTTCGTTTCATAAATTTTGCCAATGGGGCGCAGTCAAAGCGACCTCGGTTTGAGTCCGGCTAGGGATGGATGTTTGCGCGCCCGCAGTTTGTACACACAAGCTGGCCGCAGTCATGCCCTGGTGCACGCAATCCGCAAATTGCAGACCCCTAGCCCACGCAGCCACCAAGGCGCCCAAAAATGTATCGCCCGCTGCGGTGGTGTCGACCACGTCGACCCGGGCTGCGGGGTGGTAGGTCACCGCGTCACCGTCCGCAGCGATTGCGCCTGCGCCGCCCAAGGTCAGCACCACCCGGCGGATACCCCACTGCTGAAAATGCCGAATGGCTTGCACTGCGGCATCGTGGCTGGCACCTACATCCAGCCCGCACAAGGCGAGCGCCTCGCTCTCGTTGAGTACCAGCAGGTCCACCAGCGCCCACAAGGCTCCGGGCACCGCTTCTGGCACCGGCGAGGGATTCAGCACCACCAGGCAACCGCTGGCCCGCGCCCATTGGGCGGCCTTGAGCACCTCCTGCACCGGCGACTCGAGCTGCAGCACCAAGGCATAAGCGCCACGCAAGACAGGCGCAAGGCCCGTGGCATTCCAGCGGAACGCCTGGTTGGCGCCACCCGCCACCACAATGCGGTTCTGCCCTGAGGCCTCCACCAGCACCAGCGCTACGCCAGTGGGCTGGTGTGGGTTGGTCTCCACTGCCAGGGTATCGATGCCGTCGGCTTGCAAACTGTCCAGTAGCGCGATCCCGTGGGCATCAGCGCCTACGCTGCCGACCATGCGCACACGGGCGCCTTGCCGGGCACACGCCACGGCTTGGTTGGCGCCTTTGCCCCCGGGGGAGTAGCGCAGCGCATGGGCCATGACGGTTTCACCGGCCACAGGCGCGTCGCTCACATCGACACACATGTCCATGTTCAGGCTCCCTAGGCAGACGACGATCGGGGGCTCACTTTGCATATCGACCTGCATTACGCCACCCTCTGCGGGGTCCGCGGTGCCGGCCCGGACGAAGCGCGCACCACCAGCGTTGGCTGCAACAAGACTTGCCGCGATTGCTCCCGTTTGCTTTGGATGCGCTCGAGCAGCATGTCCACCGCCATGACACCCATGCGGTGCTTGGGTTGCACGACGGTGGTGAGTGCGGGGCTGGTGAAATGGGCCAACTCTATATCGTCGAAGCCGACCAGCGACATGTCTTGCGGAATACGGACGCCGGCTTCATGCGCGGCACTCAGGGCACCAATGCCCATCAGGTCGTTACACACAAACACAGCGGTCGGCTTGACCGGGGACTGGAGCACCTGTTTCATGGTGTCACAGCCGCCCTGGCTGGTGAAGTCACTGTGCCAGACCAGCTGATCGGCGTCTGCTGCAGCGCCGGCTTTGGCAAGCGCATTGCGCCAGCCTTGAATACGCTGTGCGCTGGAGTTCAGGTCCTCAGGACCCGCGATACACGCGATCCGCGTGTGCCCTAAGGCCAGCAGGTGTTCGGTGGCCAGCATGGCGCCTTGCATGTGCGCAGTTTCAACCAGGTCGCATTGCACATGGCTGATTTCGCGGTCGAGCAGCACGGCCGGGATCGTCAGCCCTTGTACCAAAGCCAGCAACTCGCTGTCGTTGCCGGTGGAGATGATGATGAGCCCGTCGATCCGCTTCTCGCTCAGCACTTGCAGATACACGCTTTGCCGGTGTGGCTCGTCATCGGTGTTGCACAGAATCAGGGTGTAGCCTGCGCCAAAACAATGGTCCTCCACACTGCGCACAATTTCTGCAAAGTAGGGGTTGGTGCAGTTGGGAATCAACATGCCCAGTGTTTTGGTGGAGTTGCTTTTCAGGCTGCGGGCCACGGCGCTGGGCACATAGCCCAAATTGCGGATGGCTTCTTCCACCTGCTTGCGTGCGGACTCGCTGACAAAGCGGGTGCCATTCACCACATGCGAAACGGTGCTGATGGACACGTTGGCCCTGCGGGCCACGTCTTTGATGGACGACATGGTGGTGGGCTTGCTCTAGTGGCTGGAGGAACGGCGCTGACGTAGCGTGTCAATAATAACGGCCACCACAATGACGCAGCCTGTCACGATGCGCTTGCTGGGGTCGCTGACACCCACCTGCGCCAAACCGGCTTCCAGCACCGCAATGATGAGTACGCCAAACAAGGTGCTGATGACCGAGCCACGCCCACCCATCAGGCTGGTGCCGCCGATCACTACCGACGCAATCACTTGCAGCTCAATGCCCGAACCGGCGTTCGGGTCCGCCGCCTCCAGGCGAGCGGCTTGCATCAGCCCGGCCAAGCCAGCCAACACGCCTGTCATGGCAAACACGGCCACCCGGATCGGGCTGGGGTTAATGCCTGCCAAGCGCATGGCCTCTTCATTCGTGCCAATACCGACCACATAGCGGCCAAACACGGTGCGCGACAGCACCACTTGCGCCACGATGACCAGTGCAATCGCAATAAAAAACGCGGCAGAGACACCGGCCACCCAGGGCTTTGCCAGCTCGGAGATGGCGCCGCCCACATACTGGGTGCGCGAGTCCGTCATCACATAGGCGCCGCCGCGTACGGCTTCGAGCATGCCCAAGGAAACGATAAACGACGGCAAGCGCCACGCCACCGAGATCAGCCCGGTGACCGCGCCGCAGGTCAGCCCCACCAGTAAGCCCAATGCAGACGCAGGCAAGGGGCCCCAGTGCCACACCAGAATGGCATTGGCGGTGGCCGCTGCAGACAGCGCCAGCACCGAGCCCACAGACAAATCGATGCCGGCAATGATCAACACAAACGTCATGCCGATGGACATCACCAACAGGGCCGGAATCTCGTTGGCAATCGCCACAAAAGTGGCCTTGCTCCAGAAATAGTCACTCAGGGTGGAGAACAAAATCACCATGCCGATCAGCACGGCACACAGGCCCAGGTAGGTGCCCATGGCGCTGCGCGAAGTCGCAGTGTTTGGAGGAGTGGAGGCGGTTGTCATATCGTGAGGGGGTAGGGGGTGAGGGGTTGGCGCTCGTTAGGCGCAGACGGCGGCTTCTGGGGTATCCGCTCCGGTCTCGCTGAAGGCAGCATCGAGCAGCGACTTCTCGCTCCATTGGCCGCGCTCCAGCACGGTGACCAAGCGCCCATGGCTCATGACGCCGATGCGGTCGCACATCTGCATCAGCTCCCGCAAATCGCTGGAGACCATCAGCACCGCTTTCTGGGCCTGGGTCATGGCTTCGATTTCCGCGTAAATGTCTGCGCGTGCGCCCACATCCACGCCGCGGGTGGGTTCGTCCAGCAAAAGCACTTCGCAATTCTTGTGCAACCAGCGCGCAAAAATGACTTTTTGCTGGTTGCCGCCGCTCAAGGTGCCCACCGCTTGGTCCACCGAATGGCTGCGCACCCGCAGGCGCTTCACCATGTCCGAGGCCAGGGTGCGCTCCTTCCACAGGTGCAGCCACCCCCGGCGAGACACGGTGTTCAATGCTCCTAGCGAGGTATTGACCGCAATTGACTGTGTGAGCAACAGGCCCTGTGATTTGCGGTCTTCCGTCACCAAACCAATGCCTGCCGCAATGGCCGCCTGCGGCGAGCGCCAGCCGGGCGCCCGCACTTGGAGGGCTGGCCTATGGGCATTGGCAGCCAAGGTGATGTCACCCGTGTCCGCGCGGTCTGCTCCAAAGAGCAGACGCACCAGCTCGGTCCGGCCACTGCCCACCAAGCCGGCCAGGCCAAACACCTCGCCCGCGTGCAGATCCAGGCTGACCGATTTCACGGCCGTGCCGCGCCCCAGGCTTTGGGCCTTGAGCAAACAGGGCCCTTGGGGGCGCCGTGGCTTTTGCATGTCCTGCTCCACGGCCCGCCCTACCATGAGGGCGATGATGTCGTCTTCGGTTACCTCGTGCATGGGGCAGGTTCTGACCAGCACCCCATCGCGCAACACCGCCAGGGTGTCGGCAATTTTGCGCAACTCCTCCAGCCGGTGCGATACATAAATAATGGCCACGCCCTGCGCCTTGAGGCGTTCAATTTGGGCAAACAAATGTTGTGTTTCCCGCGGCGTCAGCATGGCCGTGGGTTCATCCAGAATCAGAATCTTGGTGCCGTCCTGGAGGTTGCGGGCAATCTCCACCATTTGTTGCTGGCCGATACCCAGCTCTGAGACCAGGCAATCGGGCGCAATGCCCTGAATACCAATTTTTGCCAGCTGCTGGCTGGCCGCTTGGTGGAGTGCTTTGCGGTCAATCCAGTGGGCGCACCAGCGCCCGCGGTTCGGCAAGGCGTCGATCAACAGGTTTTCTGCCACTGTCAGGGTGGAGACCAGACTCAGCTCCTGCATCACCATGCGCACGCCTGCGGCTTCGGCCTCACGGCGATTTATGGGTGCGAAGCGGTGGCCGGCCAAGTGCATCGTGCCCGCGGTGGCATCGACCAGACCCGCCACGATTTTGGACATGGTGCTTTTGCCCGCACCGTTTTCTCCGGTCAGCGCCAACACCTCGCCGGGACGCAAGCTTAGGCTCACCCCGCTGAGCACATTGCTCGCATAGCGCTTGGTGATGCCCTCCACCGTGAAGATGGGAGCGCCTTGTAGTCCGGGGGCTGTCATGGCTGTGCCTTGCTGAAATGGGAGGTACTTAAAGTGTGACGATGGATCCCCGATCGGCCAGCGCCTTGGCGCGTGCCGATCGGGGTGTGCCCTCAAAGGGCCGTCAATTTACTTGCTGGCTTTGGTGACCAGCACCACATCGGTCTGGATGGCAGCAGGCATGTCGGCTTGCTTTTTCTTCTCGGCCAGTGCCTTCAGTGCAATTTCGATACCGAATACCGCTTGCTTCGCACCAAACTGGTCGGCAGTCGCCAGCATGCGGCCATCGGCCAACATAGGCTTGACGGCACCGATGTTGTCGTAGCCCACAACCTTGACCTGGCCTTCTTTGCCAGCGGCCTTGACGGCAGCCACTGCACCCAGCGCCATGTTGTCATTGCCGACCAACAGGCCCTTCAAGTCGGGGTGCTCACGCAGCATGCCGGACGCCACGGTGTTGCCCTTGTCGATTTCCCAGTTGCCGGACTGCACGCCCACCACGGTGGCGCCCACAGCCTTCATGGCGTCCTGGTAGCCCAGGGTGCGCTGCTGCGCATTGAAGGTGGTGGATACACCTTCGATGATGCCGACCTTGTCACCCGCCTTCAGGCCCTTGCCCAGGAAGTCGCCCACCAGCTTGGCGCCGGCACGGTTGTCAGGACCTGCGAAGGGAATTTGGAGGCCCTTTTCTTTTTGGGCAGCAGCGTCTAGCTGGTTGTCGATGTTGACGACCAAGATGCCCGCATCGATAGCCGTCTTGAGCACGGGCACCAGGGCCTTGGAATCAGCAGGCGCAATCACAATCGCGTCCACCTTCTGGGCCATCATTTGTTCGATCATGCGGATTTGGGCCGCAGTGTCGGTTTCGTTCTTGATGCCGTTGGACACCAGGCTGTACTTGGCCGCGTTGGTCTTGGCATGGGCCTTTGCGCCGTCTTCCATGGTGCGGAAAAATTCATTGGCCAGTGACTTCATCACCAAGGCGACCTTGGGTTTGTCGGCGGCCAGGGCGGGGGCTGCAAAAAACCCGCCATCAGGCTCAAAGCCAGGGTGGTTTGTACGGTACGGCGATTCAATTTCATGGTCTATCTCCTCTGAGTTGTTAACTTTTCATGCGTAGCAGAAAGGAACGCTGGAGGTCCCATGGCCTCGCCAAAGTACGTTTCTGCTCCTAAATGCTAACGTAGCAAACGTTTGCGCAAACGTTTTTCTCATTGGGAGAAACCCTAGATGTGTGCAAAGCGCATCTCGCCCGAAAAGGCAAACCGCTCATCGACTGAGCCGCCGCTCCCCTTCAAAACCCCTAGATGTAACAACGTCATAAAACCTTCACAAACTAGTCATTCAATCGGCTTTGCCCACCCCGTCCGGGGTGTTTGTTTCCCAGAGGTTGTCATGCGCGTGTCCACCCGGCTGTTTGTGTTGGTTGCCAGTCTGGCGGCTTTGTTATTGGTGATTGGTGGCTTTGGTGTCTACGGTGCAAGGCAGTCCAACGACGCCTTGCGCTCGGTGTACCAAGAGCGCACCGTGCCTGCGGTGACGCTGGGGCAAATAGATGCCCTGACCTTCAGCAGCCGTATGCATGTGGCACAGGCCTTGGCAAACCCCTTGCCGGATGTGATTGCCTCCAGCGTCAAAGAGATCGCCGCCAACCAAAAGCAGATTGCTGAAACCTGGGCGCAGTACCGCGAGCATCCGCTCGAGGGTGAGGCCGAAACACTGGCCGCTGACTGGGAGAAATCCTTCAAAGCCTATGACGAACAAGGCCTCAAGCCCGCAGTGACGGCCTTGCTAGAGAACGACATCACCACCGCGCAAGCCGCCATGGTGGAGAAGATGACGCCCTTGTCTGCGCCCGTGAACCGCAGCATTCAGGCGCTGCAACAACTCCAGATCGAGGGGGCTAAAACCGAGTTTGAGGCTGCGGGCGGCCGTTACCGCACCCAGTGGTGGGGCAGTGTGGGCCTGATCGGTTTCGGGCTGCTCTGCGCCATCACGTTTGGTTGGAGCACAGTGCGCAACATCACCGCGCAACTGGGCTGCGAGCCGGCGCAAGCCAACGAGGTCGCGCAGCGCCTGAGTGCGGGTGACTTCGGCGCGGATTTGCGTACCGCTGCCGCACCTCACAGCCTGATGGCGCAGCTGGGCGAAATGCAACACAGCCTGAGCGCAGTGGTGGCGCGCGTGCGGCACTCGTCTGAGGCGGTGTCGGGCGCGAGTGTGGAAATCGCCTCGGGCAACCACGACCTCTCCAGCCGCACCGAACAGCAGGCCGGCGCCATTCAGCAGACTGCCGCCTCTATGGAGGCACTGGGTGACACGGTGCGGGTGAACGCCCAACGCGCCGCCCGTGCCGATGCGCTGGCCCGTACGGCCTCAGACGCCGCCAGCCAAGGGGGCGAAGTGGTCGCCAATGTGGTGAGCACCATGCAAGAGATCAACGACAGTTCGCGCCGCATTGTGGACATCATCAGCGTGATTGACGGCATTGCGTTTCAGACCAACATCCTGGCGCTGAACGCCGCGGTGGAGGCTGCGCGCGCAGGTGAGCAAGGGCGAGGGTTCGCGGTGGTGGCCTCCGAGGTGCGCTCGCTGGCCGGGCGCTCGGCGGCTGCGGCCAAAGAAGTCAAAAGCCTGATCGACGCGAGCCTGGAGCGGGTGGAGCGCGGCAATGCGCTGGTGGCTAAAGCCGGGCAATCGATGTCGCAGGTGGTGGGCTCGATCCGCCATGTGACCGACATCATGGGCGAGATCAGCGCCGCCAGTTCCGAGCAGAGCACTGGCGTGCAGCAGGTGGGGCAAGCGATTGCGCTCATTGACCAGACCACGCAGCAAAATGCCGCCATGGTGGAAGAGATTGCCGCAGCCGCCAGCGGCCTGCGGCACGAGGCGCAGCAGTTGGTGGAGTCGGTGGCCTTCTTCAAGCTGGGCCACCAGAGCCCGGCGCTGCAGGCGCCTACAGTGCTCGCACTGCGCTAAGTGCCAGGCCTATCAGGGCGCAGGCGGCAAGCACCTGCATCACGCTGCGTTGGTATTTGAAAAGCGCCACGCCCGCGGCGATGGCAATGGCGGCAGACACTGCGTCAAACGGGCCGGCAAAACCTTGCGGCCACAGCAGGTGGTAGCCGAAGAACAGCGCCAAGTTCAAGATCACACCCACCACGGCAGCGGTAATGGCAGTGAGCGGTGCGGTGAAGCTCAGCTTGTTGTGCGTGGTTTCTACCAACGGGCCGCCGGCCAGAATGAACACAAACGAGGGCAAAAAGGTGAACCAGGTCACCAGCGTGGCTGCTACGGCGCCCGCCAAAAACAGCTGGTCGGGCCCGAACACCGCTTTCACATAGCCGCCCACAAAACCCACAAAGGCCACCACCATGATCAGCGGGCCCGGCGTGGTTTCACCCAGGGCCAGACCATCCATCATCTGAGTGGGGGTGAGCCAGCCGTAGTGGCCTACCGCACCCTGAAACACATAGGGCAACACCGCATAAGCGCCGCCAAAGGTGAGCAACGCGGCCTTGGTAAAAAACCAGCCCATTTGGGTGAGCGTGTGGTCCCAGCCGAACTGCAGGGTCAGCCAGCCCAT from Rhodoferax potami includes these protein-coding regions:
- a CDS encoding ABC transporter permease produces the protein MTTASTPPNTATSRSAMGTYLGLCAVLIGMVILFSTLSDYFWSKATFVAIANEIPALLVMSIGMTFVLIIAGIDLSVGSVLALSAAATANAILVWHWGPLPASALGLLVGLTCGAVTGLISVAWRLPSFIVSLGMLEAVRGGAYVMTDSRTQYVGGAISELAKPWVAGVSAAFFIAIALVIVAQVVLSRTVFGRYVVGIGTNEEAMRLAGINPSPIRVAVFAMTGVLAGLAGLMQAARLEAADPNAGSGIELQVIASVVIGGTSLMGGRGSVISTLFGVLIIAVLEAGLAQVGVSDPSKRIVTGCVIVVAVIIDTLRQRRSSSH
- a CDS encoding sugar ABC transporter ATP-binding protein, whose product is MTAPGLQGAPIFTVEGITKRYASNVLSGVSLSLRPGEVLALTGENGAGKSTMSKIVAGLVDATAGTMHLAGHRFAPINRREAEAAGVRMVMQELSLVSTLTVAENLLIDALPNRGRWCAHWIDRKALHQAASQQLAKIGIQGIAPDCLVSELGIGQQQMVEIARNLQDGTKILILDEPTAMLTPRETQHLFAQIERLKAQGVAIIYVSHRLEELRKIADTLAVLRDGVLVRTCPMHEVTEDDIIALMVGRAVEQDMQKPRRPQGPCLLKAQSLGRGTAVKSVSLDLHAGEVFGLAGLVGSGRTELVRLLFGADRADTGDITLAANAHRPALQVRAPGWRSPQAAIAAGIGLVTEDRKSQGLLLTQSIAVNTSLGALNTVSRRGWLHLWKERTLASDMVKRLRVRSHSVDQAVGTLSGGNQQKVIFARWLHKNCEVLLLDEPTRGVDVGARADIYAEIEAMTQAQKAVLMVSSDLRELMQMCDRIGVMSHGRLVTVLERGQWSEKSLLDAAFSETGADTPEAAVCA
- a CDS encoding ribokinase; translated protein: MQVDMQSEPPIVVCLGSLNMDMCVDVSDAPVAGETVMAHALRYSPGGKGANQAVACARQGARVRMVGSVGADAHGIALLDSLQADGIDTLAVETNPHQPTGVALVLVEASGQNRIVVAGGANQAFRWNATGLAPVLRGAYALVLQLESPVQEVLKAAQWARASGCLVVLNPSPVPEAVPGALWALVDLLVLNESEALALCGLDVGASHDAAVQAIRHFQQWGIRRVVLTLGGAGAIAADGDAVTYHPAARVDVVDTTAAGDTFLGALVAAWARGLQFADCVHQGMTAASLCVQTAGAQTSIPSRTQTEVALTAPHWQNL
- a CDS encoding methyl-accepting chemotaxis protein; the protein is MRVSTRLFVLVASLAALLLVIGGFGVYGARQSNDALRSVYQERTVPAVTLGQIDALTFSSRMHVAQALANPLPDVIASSVKEIAANQKQIAETWAQYREHPLEGEAETLAADWEKSFKAYDEQGLKPAVTALLENDITTAQAAMVEKMTPLSAPVNRSIQALQQLQIEGAKTEFEAAGGRYRTQWWGSVGLIGFGLLCAITFGWSTVRNITAQLGCEPAQANEVAQRLSAGDFGADLRTAAAPHSLMAQLGEMQHSLSAVVARVRHSSEAVSGASVEIASGNHDLSSRTEQQAGAIQQTAASMEALGDTVRVNAQRAARADALARTASDAASQGGEVVANVVSTMQEINDSSRRIVDIISVIDGIAFQTNILALNAAVEAARAGEQGRGFAVVASEVRSLAGRSAAAAKEVKSLIDASLERVERGNALVAKAGQSMSQVVGSIRHVTDIMGEISAASSEQSTGVQQVGQAIALIDQTTQQNAAMVEEIAAAASGLRHEAQQLVESVAFFKLGHQSPALQAPTVLALR
- the rbsD gene encoding D-ribose pyranase; protein product: MKRSVLLNAEISMLVASMGHGDMVVVGDAGLPIPTGPGAPQRIDLALCPGVPSLDQTLTAVLSELQVEHAYIAHEALQGDDKALPVWCANRTGFDIQTISHAELKSLCQRARAVIRTGECTPYANMVLVSGVTF
- a CDS encoding LacI family DNA-binding transcriptional regulator, whose protein sequence is MSSIKDVARRANVSISTVSHVVNGTRFVSESARKQVEEAIRNLGYVPSAVARSLKSNSTKTLGMLIPNCTNPYFAEIVRSVEDHCFGAGYTLILCNTDDEPHRQSVYLQVLSEKRIDGLIIISTGNDSELLALVQGLTIPAVLLDREISHVQCDLVETAHMQGAMLATEHLLALGHTRIACIAGPEDLNSSAQRIQGWRNALAKAGAAADADQLVWHSDFTSQGGCDTMKQVLQSPVKPTAVFVCNDLMGIGALSAAHEAGVRIPQDMSLVGFDDIELAHFTSPALTTVVQPKHRMGVMAVDMLLERIQSKREQSRQVLLQPTLVVRASSGPAPRTPQRVA